A part of Amycolatopsis camponoti genomic DNA contains:
- a CDS encoding FadR/GntR family transcriptional regulator, producing the protein MATADLSAPALTGIRRLSALDTVRARIALAVELSLLKPGERLPANADIARALGVAEITVRRALESLAGDGLIERRRGRSGGTLVAADPPAERVREVGAYRESAPEVRDLIDHRLVLEVGLVQLVAKRSPDLPRLRTLVARMDTATGWAEFHELDAEFHRTVAAPAPAAVVAQYETVLAELYRFYLPYPMAKLRESNRDHARLVKALAAGDPDAAARVTRKHVRGLHQTMFVGLDAGDSATTDS; encoded by the coding sequence ATGGCGACGGCAGACCTGAGCGCCCCGGCTCTGACCGGCATCCGGCGGCTGTCCGCACTGGACACCGTCCGCGCTCGCATCGCGCTCGCCGTGGAACTGAGCCTGCTGAAGCCAGGGGAGCGACTACCGGCGAACGCCGATATCGCGCGAGCGCTCGGGGTCGCCGAGATCACCGTGCGGAGGGCCCTGGAGTCCCTGGCCGGCGACGGCCTGATCGAACGTCGCCGCGGCCGAAGCGGTGGAACGCTCGTGGCCGCGGATCCGCCGGCGGAGCGAGTCCGCGAGGTCGGCGCCTACCGCGAGTCGGCGCCCGAGGTTCGTGACCTGATCGACCACCGCCTGGTTCTGGAGGTGGGTTTGGTCCAGTTGGTGGCGAAACGATCACCGGACCTCCCGCGCTTGCGGACGTTGGTCGCCCGCATGGACACGGCGACGGGCTGGGCGGAGTTCCACGAACTCGACGCGGAGTTCCACCGAACGGTGGCGGCTCCCGCCCCGGCGGCCGTGGTGGCGCAGTACGAGACGGTGCTGGCCGAGCTGTACCGGTTCTACCTGCCGTACCCGATGGCAAAGCTGCGCGAGTCGAACCGCGACCACGCGCGCTTGGTGAAGGCACTGGCAGCGGGCGACCCGGACGCGGCGGCCCGGGTGACCAGAAAGCACGTGCGCGGCCTGCACCAGACGATGTTCGTCGGCCTCGACGCAGGGGACTCGGCGACGACCGATAGTTGA
- a CDS encoding carbon-nitrogen hydrolase family protein yields the protein MPRPLPIALVQAPPRPVGDDGFAGEVEAVLGRFPDTRLIAFPELHLCGVDSEGDERTEQLRAAAQPLAGKRTKALADLAGDLGIWLAPGTVCEEGDHGELFNTALVFSPRGELAGWYRKVFPWRPHEPYDPGDRFVVADLAEAGRVGFSICYDAWFPEVTRHLAWMGAEVVLNPVQTTTPDRAQELVLARANAIVNQVFVASVNTAGPFGMGDSLLVGPEGDVLGALPGSAEGVLADTIDLDEVARVRRVGTAGTNRMWAQFTSADAPLDLPLYQGRIDPDRWRPREGDDR from the coding sequence ATGCCGCGCCCCCTGCCGATCGCCTTGGTGCAAGCGCCGCCCCGGCCCGTCGGAGACGACGGGTTCGCGGGTGAGGTCGAAGCCGTCCTCGGCCGGTTCCCGGACACGCGCCTGATCGCCTTCCCCGAACTGCACCTCTGCGGCGTCGACAGCGAAGGCGACGAACGCACCGAGCAGCTCCGAGCCGCCGCCCAGCCCCTGGCCGGAAAACGGACCAAAGCACTCGCCGACCTGGCCGGCGACCTGGGGATCTGGCTGGCGCCCGGCACCGTTTGCGAAGAAGGCGACCACGGCGAGCTGTTCAACACCGCGCTGGTCTTCTCCCCGCGAGGCGAGCTGGCAGGCTGGTACCGCAAGGTCTTCCCCTGGCGACCGCACGAGCCCTACGACCCCGGCGACCGGTTCGTCGTCGCCGATCTGGCCGAGGCCGGCCGCGTCGGGTTCTCCATCTGCTACGACGCCTGGTTCCCCGAAGTGACCCGGCACCTCGCCTGGATGGGTGCCGAGGTCGTGCTCAACCCCGTCCAGACCACGACCCCCGACCGCGCCCAGGAGCTCGTGCTGGCCCGGGCGAACGCCATCGTCAACCAGGTCTTCGTCGCCAGCGTGAACACGGCCGGGCCGTTCGGGATGGGCGACAGCCTGCTCGTCGGACCCGAAGGCGACGTGCTCGGCGCGCTGCCCGGCAGCGCCGAAGGCGTTCTCGCCGACACGATCGACCTCGACGAGGTGGCGCGCGTTCGCCGCGTGGGCACCGCGGGCACCAACCGCATGTGGGCGCAGTTCACGTCCGCGGACGCGCCCCTCGACCTGCCGCTCTACCAGGGCCGCATCGACCCGGACCGCTGGCGTCCACGAGAAGGAGACGACCGATGA